One part of the Pirellulales bacterium genome encodes these proteins:
- a CDS encoding ABC transporter permease: protein MSSALLLADRFIWLTPSWLFAMGILAGLMILLLLWGVARLASPAVGRWLWDTATEGVLLPIFATAAVISVYALMVLVAAITFESKQLNVGTMATSLSRVLANDNLTQTVPLKPSEKNRAVVFDASPVEIAEVHVTPLHNAELMLVLPGDPAFSPFQPRTIIDPKQTYTWKRSGKQRYYFTGEQVKFYLTNNTNLDNPVEVRLVATAEHPQVAAIPATALVLISGVLAYFLFSWLFPRISAVANTTMKEAIYQPIYGIVLCLILAFIFIQLVIPLYTFGEDIKGYKENVLTVLTVFSLLVAIWTASNTIADEIDGRTALTVLSKPISRLEFVVGKYFGVLFPVMILFLIGSLFFIGCIPFKMVYDSRESSQLNVSWQQGYEEIRTILPGLALTLMQIMCLTSISVAISTRLSMLVNMIITLTIYVLGNLLPQLVQSSRIGTDYNLDKLVEFSARFFATIFPTLETYNIHAAITAGQEVPLQYLGLTLVYTLLYCGMALLVSLLLFEDRDLS from the coding sequence ATGAGCAGCGCGTTACTCCTGGCGGATCGGTTTATCTGGCTCACACCTTCGTGGCTGTTTGCCATGGGCATCTTGGCCGGGTTGATGATTTTGCTCTTACTGTGGGGAGTGGCCCGCCTGGCCAGTCCAGCGGTCGGCCGCTGGCTGTGGGACACCGCGACCGAAGGGGTGCTATTGCCCATTTTTGCCACGGCGGCGGTGATTTCAGTCTATGCGTTGATGGTGCTGGTGGCGGCGATCACATTTGAGTCCAAGCAACTCAATGTAGGGACGATGGCCACATCGCTTTCCCGCGTGCTGGCCAACGATAATTTAACACAAACAGTCCCCTTAAAACCGTCGGAAAAGAACCGCGCGGTCGTATTTGACGCCAGTCCGGTGGAAATCGCCGAAGTTCATGTGACGCCGCTGCATAACGCCGAGCTGATGCTGGTGCTGCCGGGCGATCCGGCCTTTAGCCCCTTTCAGCCGCGCACGATTATAGATCCCAAGCAAACCTACACATGGAAGCGTTCCGGCAAACAGCGATATTACTTTACCGGCGAACAGGTAAAATTTTATCTGACAAATAACACGAATCTGGATAACCCGGTGGAAGTCCGCCTGGTCGCCACGGCCGAGCATCCGCAGGTGGCGGCGATTCCCGCGACGGCCCTCGTGTTAATCAGCGGGGTGCTGGCGTACTTTTTATTCAGTTGGTTGTTCCCCCGGATTTCGGCGGTCGCCAACACCACCATGAAAGAGGCGATTTATCAGCCGATTTATGGAATTGTGCTGTGCTTGATCCTGGCGTTTATTTTTATCCAATTGGTTATTCCGCTTTACACCTTTGGGGAGGATATCAAAGGATATAAAGAAAACGTGCTGACCGTGCTGACGGTCTTTTCCCTGTTGGTGGCGATTTGGACGGCCAGCAACACCATCGCCGATGAGATTGACGGGCGGACCGCGCTAACCGTGCTGAGCAAGCCGATCAGCCGGTTGGAATTTGTCGTGGGAAAATATTTCGGCGTGTTGTTTCCGGTGATGATTTTGTTTTTGATCGGCAGTCTGTTTTTTATTGGCTGTATTCCGTTCAAGATGGTCTATGATTCGCGCGAGTCATCGCAACTAAATGTGTCCTGGCAACAGGGCTACGAGGAAATTCGCACGATATTGCCCGGGCTGGCGTTGACCCTGATGCAGATCATGTGCCTGACGTCCATCTCCGTGGCGATCTCCACCCGTTTGTCGATGCTGGTCAACATGATTATCACGTTGACAATTTATGTGCTGGGAAATTTGCTGCCGCAATTGGTGCAATCTTCGCGCATTGGGACGGATTACAACCTGGATAAATTGGTGGAATTTTCGGCGCGCTTTTTTGCGACCATTTTTCCCACGCTCGAGACTTATAATATTCACGCCGCCATTACCGCGGGCCAGGAAGTCCCGTTACAGTATCTGGGATTAACGCTGGTATATACGCTGTTGTATTGCGGCATGGCGCTCTTGGTGTCGCTCTTGCTGTTTGAGGATCGCGACCTGTCATAA
- a CDS encoding J domain-containing protein, with amino-acid sequence MSQSSAPQRPPFMEILGLLPPYSADDVAAAFRDKVMKAHPDRGGNAADFQKLNEAFQQANEYVAFRTSRRAWLAAQVEHYAAQEALAERLRQLGCALEMETFDWLRKSVGEDFAVVTERIDTIRCWNQPQADRVLAELTQNQPMLDHVRTLDFTRSTLSDGQLLRLQGLPLLHTLILVGTPITRAGLENLTRFPQLQRLQIGQSGVGVFGRWQLKWKYPRLKITS; translated from the coding sequence ATGTCCCAGTCTTCCGCCCCCCAGCGCCCCCCCTTTATGGAAATTTTGGGGCTGTTGCCTCCCTATTCCGCTGATGACGTGGCGGCCGCCTTTCGCGACAAAGTGATGAAGGCCCATCCCGACCGCGGGGGAAATGCCGCCGACTTTCAAAAACTCAACGAAGCGTTTCAACAGGCCAATGAATACGTCGCTTTTCGCACCAGCCGTCGTGCCTGGCTGGCCGCCCAAGTCGAACATTACGCCGCACAAGAGGCACTAGCGGAACGGCTGCGACAGTTGGGCTGTGCCCTGGAAATGGAAACTTTTGACTGGCTGCGCAAATCGGTGGGTGAGGATTTTGCCGTCGTGACCGAACGCATCGACACGATCCGCTGCTGGAACCAACCCCAGGCCGATCGCGTCCTGGCCGAATTAACGCAAAACCAACCAATGCTAGATCATGTGCGCACGTTGGACTTTACCCGTTCGACCCTTAGCGACGGGCAATTGCTGCGTCTGCAGGGATTGCCACTGTTGCACACATTGATCCTGGTTGGCACGCCCATCACCCGCGCGGGACTGGAAAATTTAACGCGTTTTCCGCAGTTACAGCGCCTGCAAATCGGGCAAAGCGGCGTGGGCGTGTTTGGCCGCTGGCAGCTCAAGTGGAAATATCCGCGGCTCAAAATTACCTCTTAA
- a CDS encoding thiamine pyrophosphate-binding protein yields MPTSGIQAFLELLYQAGCRYIFGNPGTTELPLNDALLTDRRLQYILALQEVPVMAIADGYAMASRRVGVVNLHISPGLGHAMGLLYNAWREGTPLLVTAGQQDRRLQFEEPILGSDLARVAEPWTKWSAEVRRVQDLPSAVRRALQIATTPPTGPVFLSLPLDVQMEIAELDLSPAAAINPRLHPPAEVTTRGAQVLLSARAPAILAGSRVLEQDAVAELTRVAELLGAPVIAESGTTHGRVPFPCQHPLQADGLPLWSPEVLARLSEYDVLLVVGMDLLRQYVYFDPPCPLPAGIKIVQIDEDPCQLGKNYPLTVAIWGETKAALGDLANELAQRVDPAWRAAATARSSAAAQTQAASREKLLEQAAAESSLRPMTALTLMEALSRVLPPNVAVIEEAVTTTNRVFERLGRLPTCDGYFGHRGWGLGWGLGCAIGVKLAWPDRPVLGLIGDGAAMYGIQGLWTAARYQLPVVFVIPNNRCYQILKVGARGIGLPGAMRGEFHGLDLDGPIIDYVGLARSLGVEGMRITEPAELSAMVDSAWSRTTPLLIEVPIDAAVPTRLNY; encoded by the coding sequence ATGCCCACCAGCGGTATTCAAGCGTTTTTGGAATTACTTTACCAGGCCGGGTGCCGCTATATCTTTGGCAATCCCGGAACGACGGAATTGCCGCTCAATGACGCGTTATTGACGGACCGGCGGTTGCAGTACATTCTCGCATTGCAAGAAGTACCCGTTATGGCCATTGCCGATGGTTATGCCATGGCCTCTCGCCGCGTCGGGGTGGTCAATCTGCACATTAGCCCGGGACTAGGGCACGCAATGGGCCTCTTGTACAATGCCTGGCGCGAGGGAACGCCACTATTAGTCACGGCAGGCCAGCAAGATCGGCGGCTGCAATTTGAAGAACCGATCCTGGGTAGCGATCTGGCCCGTGTCGCCGAACCCTGGACAAAATGGTCGGCGGAGGTCCGCCGCGTCCAAGATTTGCCCAGCGCGGTGCGCCGCGCTTTGCAAATTGCCACCACGCCCCCGACGGGGCCGGTCTTTTTGTCGTTGCCGTTGGATGTGCAGATGGAAATTGCCGAGTTGGACCTTTCTCCCGCGGCGGCCATCAATCCCCGGTTGCATCCACCAGCGGAAGTGACCACCCGGGGGGCGCAAGTTTTGTTATCCGCGCGTGCTCCCGCGATTTTGGCCGGTAGCCGGGTGCTTGAACAAGACGCCGTGGCGGAATTGACCAGGGTGGCTGAACTACTGGGGGCTCCCGTCATTGCCGAAAGCGGCACCACGCATGGGCGGGTTCCTTTTCCTTGTCAGCATCCGTTGCAGGCCGACGGGCTGCCCCTGTGGTCGCCCGAAGTGCTGGCCCGTCTAAGCGAATATGACGTGTTACTAGTAGTCGGAATGGATCTGCTGCGGCAATATGTCTATTTTGATCCACCATGTCCACTGCCGGCGGGTATCAAAATCGTGCAAATCGACGAGGACCCCTGTCAACTGGGAAAAAATTATCCCTTAACCGTGGCGATATGGGGAGAGACCAAAGCCGCGCTCGGTGATTTGGCCAATGAATTGGCCCAACGCGTGGATCCCGCGTGGCGCGCCGCGGCCACGGCCCGCAGCTCCGCTGCGGCCCAGACGCAAGCCGCCTCCCGCGAAAAGTTGCTGGAACAAGCGGCGGCGGAATCATCCCTGCGGCCCATGACCGCGCTCACTCTCATGGAAGCACTATCGCGTGTTTTGCCCCCCAATGTCGCCGTTATTGAAGAGGCTGTCACCACCACCAACCGGGTGTTTGAACGCCTAGGCCGCCTGCCCACGTGCGATGGTTATTTTGGTCATCGGGGCTGGGGACTTGGTTGGGGGTTGGGCTGCGCGATTGGGGTCAAGCTGGCGTGGCCCGATCGGCCGGTGCTGGGGCTGATAGGCGATGGAGCGGCGATGTACGGGATCCAGGGGCTGTGGACGGCGGCGCGGTATCAGCTGCCCGTGGTGTTTGTGATACCCAACAATCGTTGTTATCAAATTTTAAAAGTCGGCGCGCGGGGGATCGGTTTGCCGGGGGCCATGCGGGGGGAGTTTCATGGCCTAGATCTGGATGGGCCGATCATCGACTATGTCGGGTTGGCACGGTCCTTGGGCGTGGAAGGGATGCGGATTACCGAGCCAGCCGAATTAAGCGCGATGGTAGACTCGGCGTGGTCGCGCACGACGCCATTGCTGATAGAGGTCCCCATCGACGCCGCGGTGCCAACGCGGTTGAATTATTAG
- a CDS encoding acylphosphatase — protein sequence MQRRIWRFTGRVQGVGFRATTRELARDFAVGGTVENLPSGGVRVVVEGAEVELAGFLAAIRRCWGGGIHSVDEQPGAATGEFADFDICY from the coding sequence ATGCAGCGGCGAATTTGGCGATTTACCGGACGGGTGCAGGGTGTCGGATTTCGCGCCACGACGCGGGAACTAGCCCGTGATTTTGCCGTGGGTGGAACCGTGGAAAACCTTCCCTCGGGTGGAGTGCGCGTGGTTGTGGAAGGAGCCGAAGTGGAGCTAGCGGGATTTTTGGCGGCCATACGGCGATGTTGGGGGGGCGGTATCCACTCGGTGGACGAGCAACCCGGCGCGGCCACGGGTGAATTCGCCGATTTTGACATTTGCTATTAA
- a CDS encoding Gfo/Idh/MocA family oxidoreductase: MPLRLGIIGAGHLGKIHARIAAARPDFQLVGVADPRAGAAEQIVAEIDALAAIDAQSGEFPVSGPFLARRAVADYRELIPHIDAAIVAAPTCLHFGIGRELLRRGVHVLMEKPLASSSAEADHLVALARKQGLVLQVGHIERFSPAYQALRGAIFAPRLIQASRYSGFTFRSLDIGVVLDLMVHDLDLAMNLARSPVQSVEAWGTAVMGGQEDLAHARLQFDNGCVALLQASRVSDLPRRTMEVWSAETRGRIDFADRSGVIARTDGRLLKGELDLLSLTPAEQAQVKERVFTDYIHLEHLDPAPCNPLADEQLDFLESIREGRDPQVTGEQGRDVVAVAERILNKIRSHERQPTPLVAEPHSGQPPAVVKPPHWSAPTLPKPGDYRRSA; the protein is encoded by the coding sequence ATGCCGCTACGCCTGGGTATTATCGGGGCAGGTCATTTGGGAAAAATTCACGCCCGGATCGCCGCGGCGCGGCCCGACTTTCAGTTGGTGGGAGTGGCCGACCCCCGCGCGGGAGCGGCGGAGCAAATCGTGGCGGAAATTGACGCCTTGGCGGCAATTGACGCCCAATCGGGGGAATTTCCCGTATCGGGGCCGTTTTTGGCACGCCGGGCGGTGGCTGATTATCGCGAATTGATCCCCCATATCGACGCCGCGATTGTGGCCGCCCCCACTTGCCTGCACTTTGGCATAGGGCGGGAACTGCTGCGGCGGGGCGTGCATGTGCTGATGGAAAAACCCCTGGCATCCAGCAGCGCCGAGGCGGATCATTTGGTCGCCTTGGCGCGCAAGCAGGGATTGGTGCTGCAGGTTGGACATATCGAACGTTTTAGCCCCGCTTATCAGGCGTTGCGCGGGGCGATTTTTGCCCCCCGGTTGATCCAAGCCAGCCGTTATAGCGGATTTACCTTTCGCTCGCTGGATATTGGGGTGGTGTTGGATTTAATGGTGCATGACTTGGATTTAGCGATGAATTTAGCCCGCTCTCCCGTGCAATCGGTCGAGGCCTGGGGAACCGCGGTCATGGGGGGCCAGGAAGACTTGGCCCACGCGCGGTTGCAGTTTGATAATGGTTGCGTGGCGCTCTTGCAGGCATCGCGGGTTAGCGACCTGCCGCGGCGAACAATGGAAGTCTGGAGCGCGGAAACGCGGGGCAGGATCGACTTTGCCGACCGTAGCGGCGTGATCGCCCGCACCGACGGAAGGCTGCTCAAAGGCGAATTAGATTTGCTTTCGCTCACTCCTGCCGAACAAGCCCAGGTTAAGGAGCGAGTCTTTACGGATTATATCCATCTGGAACATTTGGACCCCGCCCCCTGCAATCCCCTGGCGGACGAGCAATTGGATTTCTTGGAATCCATTCGCGAAGGACGCGATCCCCAAGTCACGGGGGAACAAGGGCGGGATGTCGTGGCGGTCGCTGAACGTATTTTGAATAAAATTCGCTCCCACGAACGACAGCCGACGCCCTTGGTGGCGGAACCGCACAGCGGACAGCCTCCCGCGGTGGTCAAGCCACCCCACTGGTCGGCCCCCACCCTGCCCAAGCCGGGGGACTACCGCCGTTCGGCGTGA
- the lpxA gene encoding acyl-ACP--UDP-N-acetylglucosamine O-acyltransferase, producing MAVTIVQPAYVDPRAELADEVWVGPFSVIGPDVRIGRGTRIENNVTITGHVTIGEENHIYPNVVIGAEPQDISYRGSPTRVEIGHQNIIREGVTINRATEKEEGLTSLGDHNFLMACSHVAHDCRVGNHVLLANGALLGGHVRVQDHASLSGAVAVHHYATIGSYAFIAGLSRVLHDIPPYMLAEGHPARPRCVNIVALKRNNFSARAIHALAELHKLIYRSKVGLEPARELLRAADNLPPEVLRALQFLEESHAGRHGRAQETRRAA from the coding sequence ATGGCAGTGACAATTGTCCAACCCGCTTATGTCGACCCCCGCGCGGAACTGGCGGACGAGGTCTGGGTGGGACCGTTTAGCGTGATTGGCCCCGACGTGCGAATCGGTCGCGGCACGCGCATCGAAAATAACGTCACCATCACCGGTCACGTGACCATCGGCGAGGAAAACCATATCTATCCCAATGTGGTCATCGGGGCCGAACCGCAAGACATCAGCTATCGCGGCTCACCCACGCGCGTCGAGATCGGCCATCAAAATATCATCCGCGAAGGGGTGACTATTAATCGCGCCACGGAAAAAGAAGAAGGACTGACTTCGCTGGGGGATCACAATTTTTTGATGGCTTGCAGCCATGTCGCGCATGATTGCCGCGTGGGCAACCATGTGCTGCTGGCCAATGGCGCGCTCTTGGGGGGACATGTGCGGGTGCAGGATCACGCGTCGCTATCGGGCGCGGTGGCGGTGCACCATTATGCCACGATCGGCAGTTACGCGTTTATCGCCGGGCTCAGCCGGGTCCTGCATGATATTCCCCCTTATATGCTCGCCGAAGGGCATCCCGCCCGACCCCGCTGCGTCAATATCGTGGCGTTGAAACGCAACAATTTTAGCGCCCGGGCCATTCACGCCCTGGCCGAACTTCACAAACTGATCTACCGCTCCAAAGTCGGTTTAGAACCCGCTCGCGAGTTGCTGCGGGCCGCCGATAATCTCCCTCCGGAAGTCCTCCGCGCCTTGCAATTCCTGGAAGAATCCCACGCCGGTCGGCATGGACGGGCCCAGGAAACCCGTCGGGCCGCCTAA
- a CDS encoding pitrilysin family protein, producing the protein MPQKFFQHTLTNGLVIVAEEMPGLESVAFSWQIPAGTIYEPADGQGLSALTCDLMLRGAGERDSREFLSALENLGVQRGEGVSSSHMSFGAATVAENLPATLEIYADLLLRPHMPEKDFAAAQQVVLQELLAIEDDPAHKVMQHLRRQHYPDPWGRPSEGEAAAIERATIQQCLSHYQRLIQPADSILAIAGKLDWPRVLDQVTRLFGDWRPVPPAKVPRGARGAKLSHLPHESAQIQIGIAYESVPFNHPDYFQASGGVGVLSGGMSSRLFTEVREKRNLCYSVYASYHTHKDLASVICYAGTSADRAQETLDVTLGELKRLPLGIEESELNRLKARVKSGLIMQQESSSARAGAIAREWYHLGRVRTLAEIGQKVDELSVESINAYLRRQPPRDFTVVTIGPRELQVAE; encoded by the coding sequence TTGCCGCAAAAGTTTTTTCAACACACCCTGACAAATGGGTTGGTAATTGTCGCCGAGGAGATGCCTGGCCTGGAATCGGTGGCTTTTTCTTGGCAAATTCCCGCTGGAACCATTTATGAGCCGGCAGACGGCCAAGGCCTAAGCGCACTAACTTGTGACCTGATGTTACGCGGCGCGGGGGAGCGGGATAGCCGCGAGTTCTTATCCGCGCTCGAGAATCTGGGGGTGCAGCGGGGGGAGGGGGTTTCATCATCGCATATGAGCTTTGGCGCGGCGACCGTGGCCGAGAATCTTCCCGCCACGCTGGAAATTTACGCCGATTTGCTGCTGCGGCCACACATGCCGGAAAAGGATTTTGCCGCGGCCCAACAGGTGGTGCTGCAGGAATTGTTGGCGATTGAGGATGATCCCGCGCATAAAGTCATGCAGCACCTGCGACGGCAGCATTATCCCGATCCCTGGGGCCGCCCCAGCGAAGGGGAAGCAGCGGCGATCGAACGGGCCACGATCCAGCAATGCCTGTCGCATTATCAACGGTTGATTCAGCCCGCGGATAGCATTTTGGCCATCGCGGGCAAGCTAGACTGGCCGCGCGTATTGGACCAGGTGACGCGGTTGTTTGGCGATTGGCGGCCTGTTCCGCCGGCGAAAGTGCCCCGCGGTGCCCGGGGCGCAAAGCTGTCGCATTTGCCCCACGAGTCCGCGCAAATTCAAATTGGCATCGCGTATGAATCCGTTCCGTTCAATCATCCGGACTACTTTCAGGCTTCGGGGGGAGTGGGTGTCCTTAGCGGGGGGATGAGTTCCCGGTTATTTACCGAAGTCCGGGAAAAACGCAATCTATGTTATTCGGTGTATGCCAGTTATCACACGCATAAAGATCTGGCCAGCGTGATATGCTATGCGGGGACTTCGGCCGATCGGGCGCAAGAGACACTAGACGTGACCCTGGGGGAGCTAAAACGGCTGCCGTTGGGAATCGAGGAAAGCGAACTGAACCGTTTAAAAGCCAGGGTCAAAAGCGGCCTGATCATGCAGCAAGAGTCTAGTTCCGCCCGCGCGGGGGCGATCGCCCGCGAATGGTACCACCTGGGGCGGGTGCGCACTTTGGCGGAGATTGGCCAAAAGGTCGATGAACTCAGCGTCGAGAGCATCAACGCCTACCTGCGCCGCCAACCTCCCCGGGACTTTACCGTGGTGACCATTGGCCCGCGGGAACTGCAAGTTGCGGAGTAA
- a CDS encoding flavin reductase family protein, producing MPIPSPSPRLATEHALQLVNREIWIVTAQAGARRGGLVATWISQASIDPERPVMVAGIAPNHYTAELIDAAGGFGLHLLSAAQTALALNFAIGSGRERDKLANLEVLPSGGAPIIRDCLAWLECRVINRYQTGDRNYYWADVLAAGRSLAARDANVQTLRERDLICAATPEQRQALQRNLHADIELQRTFVERWRENIQAEQSTAAGR from the coding sequence ATGCCCATCCCATCACCCAGTCCGCGACTCGCCACCGAGCATGCCTTGCAACTGGTGAATCGTGAAATCTGGATTGTCACCGCGCAAGCCGGCGCGCGGCGGGGGGGCTTGGTCGCGACTTGGATCAGTCAAGCCAGTATTGACCCGGAACGCCCCGTGATGGTGGCGGGGATCGCGCCAAATCATTACACGGCGGAGTTAATCGACGCCGCTGGCGGTTTTGGCCTGCATCTGCTTAGTGCCGCACAAACAGCCCTCGCGCTCAACTTTGCCATCGGCTCCGGTCGTGAGCGGGATAAACTGGCCAACCTGGAAGTTTTACCCAGCGGCGGCGCGCCGATCATCCGCGATTGCCTGGCTTGGCTGGAATGCCGCGTGATCAACCGCTATCAAACCGGCGACCGCAATTACTATTGGGCCGATGTACTGGCCGCGGGGCGCAGCCTGGCAGCGCGTGATGCGAACGTGCAAACCCTGCGGGAACGGGATTTAATTTGCGCCGCCACGCCGGAACAACGGCAGGCCTTGCAGCGCAACCTACATGCCGATATTGAGTTACAGCGAACGTTTGTGGAACGCTGGCGGGAAAATATCCAGGCCGAACAGAGCACCGCGGCGGGGAGATAA
- a CDS encoding GNAT family N-acetyltransferase — protein sequence MTRISATARLPLNYYKRYRMELDLRGRGLLANPLPAGFRFVPWHQTTLEQHAQAKFLSFHQEIDSQVFACLRDYEGCLRLMREIARKPGFMPQATWLLVQNPPASSSRQPTLVGTIQGIVDHERMGGIQNVGILPMFRQQGLGTALLFQAFAGFLHAGITRAALEVTSRNERALQLYRRLGFRKIRTVYKVIERNSQ from the coding sequence ATGACCCGAATTTCCGCCACAGCGCGCCTCCCGCTTAACTACTACAAACGCTACCGGATGGAGCTTGATCTCCGGGGCCGGGGGTTGCTGGCAAATCCCCTACCTGCGGGTTTTCGTTTTGTTCCCTGGCATCAAACCACGCTCGAGCAACACGCTCAGGCCAAATTTCTTAGTTTTCACCAGGAAATTGACTCTCAGGTTTTTGCCTGCTTGCGTGATTACGAAGGCTGCCTTCGTTTAATGCGGGAAATCGCCCGCAAGCCCGGGTTTATGCCCCAGGCAACGTGGCTCCTCGTCCAAAATCCCCCCGCCAGTTCCTCTCGCCAGCCTACCTTGGTTGGCACGATTCAAGGGATCGTCGATCACGAGCGCATGGGGGGCATTCAAAACGTGGGTATCTTGCCCATGTTCCGCCAACAAGGATTAGGGACCGCCCTGCTTTTTCAGGCCTTTGCTGGTTTTTTGCATGCAGGGATTACCCGAGCGGCGCTCGAGGTGACATCGCGTAATGAACGCGCGTTGCAACTCTATCGGCGGCTTGGATTTAGAAAGATTCGCACGGTTTACAAAGTGATTGAGCGAAATTCCCAGTAA
- a CDS encoding pitrilysin family protein, whose protein sequence is MEFLQTRLDNGLTIIAESNPQAHTQALGFFVRTGARDEEDAEAGVSHFLEHMIFKGSQRRSAAEVNLEFDEMGADYNAYTSEEATVYHANILPEFQARTVALLGDLLRPALREEDFDSEKNVILEEIAMYDDQPPFGADDKCRALFFGGHPLARSVLGTTASVSGISVEQMRDYCRRRYQPANITLAVAGKVDFDQLVNTANQICGDWQPGPAERGFSTPLYQNNVNCLHKESATQEYLLAMAAAPHGKDPRRFAAKLLSMIVGDDSGSRIYWELIETGKAEHASLHYYGYEDAGTFFTYLCCQPEATADNLQVIRQIYQQARRDGVSQTELSLAQSKLAARVVLGSERPRGRLFAIGNNWLYRREYRSVRDDLASIRGVTVADCNAILRDYPLVSGTVCAVGPLASFATEWNS, encoded by the coding sequence ATGGAATTTTTGCAAACACGGCTGGACAACGGGTTAACCATCATTGCTGAAAGCAATCCCCAGGCGCATACCCAGGCCTTGGGCTTTTTTGTGCGGACGGGGGCACGGGACGAGGAAGATGCCGAAGCGGGGGTGAGCCATTTCCTGGAGCACATGATTTTTAAAGGTTCGCAGCGTCGCAGCGCGGCGGAAGTCAATCTGGAATTTGACGAGATGGGGGCCGACTACAACGCCTACACCAGCGAAGAGGCGACTGTTTATCACGCCAATATATTGCCGGAATTTCAAGCGCGGACCGTCGCGCTATTGGGGGATTTGTTGCGTCCCGCGCTGCGCGAGGAGGATTTTGACAGCGAAAAAAATGTGATCCTCGAAGAGATCGCCATGTATGACGACCAGCCCCCCTTTGGCGCGGATGACAAATGCCGGGCGCTATTTTTTGGCGGGCATCCCCTGGCCCGCAGTGTGCTGGGAACGACCGCGTCGGTCAGCGGCATTAGCGTGGAACAAATGCGGGATTATTGTCGGCGCCGCTATCAGCCCGCAAATATCACGCTGGCTGTGGCGGGCAAGGTCGACTTTGACCAACTGGTAAACACCGCCAACCAAATTTGCGGTGATTGGCAACCCGGCCCCGCGGAGCGGGGGTTTTCCACTCCCCTGTACCAAAACAACGTCAACTGCCTGCACAAGGAAAGCGCGACTCAAGAGTATCTCTTGGCCATGGCCGCCGCTCCCCATGGCAAGGATCCCCGGCGATTCGCGGCCAAATTGCTAAGCATGATCGTGGGAGATGATTCCGGCAGTCGCATTTACTGGGAACTTATCGAAACGGGCAAAGCCGAACACGCCAGCCTGCATTATTACGGCTACGAAGACGCGGGAACGTTTTTTACCTATCTTTGCTGTCAGCCCGAAGCCACCGCTGATAATCTGCAGGTTATTCGGCAAATTTATCAGCAAGCGCGGCGAGATGGCGTTAGTCAGACGGAATTATCCCTGGCCCAAAGCAAATTGGCCGCGCGGGTGGTGCTGGGGAGCGAACGCCCCCGCGGACGGTTATTTGCCATTGGCAACAATTGGCTGTACCGGCGGGAATATCGCAGCGTGCGGGACGACCTGGCGTCCATTCGCGGCGTCACGGTGGCGGACTGCAATGCCATTTTGCGGGATTACCCGCTGGTCAGCGGAACCGTTTGCGCCGTAGGCCCGTTGGCGAGCTTTGCCACGGAATGGAATAGCTAA
- the purU gene encoding formyltetrahydrofolate deformylase: MPQHLLLIHCADQPGLIHTITGVLFRRGFNIINNQEFVETAGNQFFMRTEFAGGPDPAAALAELQSLLPAGADVRLAVAAARPIVILATKEPHCLGDLLLRHAYGELPARIAAVVSNYDTLAPLARQFEIPFVHVSHLGCERAEHEAALAHAIAPFEPEYLILAKYMRVLSPDFVARWPRRIVNIHHSFLPAFVGANPYRQAYERGVKIIGATAHYVTADLDQGPIIAQGVQPVDHSYSHADMAQAGREVEKLVLAKALRLVLEERVFVYGNRTVVFE; this comes from the coding sequence ATGCCCCAGCATTTGCTTTTAATACACTGTGCCGACCAACCGGGGCTGATCCACACGATCACGGGCGTGTTATTTCGCCGTGGATTTAACATTATTAATAACCAGGAATTCGTGGAAACGGCGGGGAACCAGTTTTTTATGCGGACCGAGTTCGCCGGCGGGCCCGATCCCGCCGCGGCCCTGGCAGAATTGCAATCGCTGCTGCCAGCGGGGGCGGATGTGCGGTTAGCGGTAGCGGCGGCGCGGCCGATTGTGATTTTGGCCACCAAAGAGCCGCATTGCCTGGGGGATTTGCTGCTGCGGCATGCCTATGGCGAACTGCCCGCGCGAATCGCCGCGGTGGTGAGTAACTACGACACGCTGGCTCCGCTTGCCCGGCAGTTTGAGATACCCTTTGTGCATGTCAGCCACCTCGGTTGCGAACGGGCCGAGCATGAGGCCGCGCTGGCCCACGCGATTGCCCCCTTTGAACCGGAGTACCTGATCCTGGCCAAGTACATGCGCGTGTTGTCGCCCGACTTTGTCGCGCGGTGGCCGCGGCGGATCGTCAACATCCATCACTCGTTCTTGCCCGCCTTTGTCGGGGCCAATCCCTACCGCCAAGCGTATGAGCGGGGGGTAAAAATCATCGGCGCTACCGCCCATTATGTCACGGCGGATTTAGACCAGGGGCCGATTATCGCCCAGGGAGTGCAGCCGGTGGATCATTCGTATTCGCACGCGGACATGGCCCAGGCGGGGCGCGAAGTCGAAAAGCTGGTCCTGGCCAAAGCGCTGCGGTTGGTGCTAGAGGAACGGGTCTTTGTCTATGGCAATCGCACGGTCGTGTTTGAATAG